The Caenorhabditis elegans chromosome II genome has a segment encoding these proteins:
- the T12C9.7 gene encoding Cyclin-like domain-containing protein (Partially confirmed by transcript evidence): protein MLRRKSVNLKKEQSTETVLSNSQSPSFVDFKRITRSKKYSAAQKNAPDEKKQCTKKRQLPSLAPACEELQPKKSKVTEETVASQKTHGLSNLDDYCLEMPDFEKQMLSIWQSNIDITEMYRALCKSASLIPAPHTLFCVYEIPESPNKTQQFCPSSIEDRQRVLLNIFSRRFQLKVSSEALHLGAALLDKCLDMMSVNKASLDELAAVTLVIASKLEDVNCLTIENIIGVELIEKSAAQMAALERFVLTSLSFKITIPTPLHFSTYMLVYLSASPAKIHLTYVRFREKRPNLAKISNFGDFPCCG from the exons ATGCTCCGCCGCAAAAGTGTAAATCTCAAAAAAGAGCAG AGTACAGAAACAGTCCTCTCCAATAGTCAATCGCCGTCTTTTGTCGATTTTAAACGGATAACACgaagtaaaaaatattcagcGGCACAGAAAAATGCACCGGATGAGAAAAAGCAGTGCACGAAAAAGCGGCAATTG cCTTCCCTCGCCCCCGCGTGTGAAGAGTTGCagcctaaaaaatcaaaagtaacTGAAGAAACGGTGGCTTCACAGAAAACTCACGGACTCTCGAATCTCGACGATTATTGCTTGGAAATGCCGGATTTCGAGAAACAAATGCTGTCGATTTGGCAATCGAATATAGATATTACAGAAATGTACAGGGCACTTTGCAAGTCAGCATCACTCATTCCAGCCCCTCATACTCTATTCTGTGTGTATGAAATTCCAGAATCTCCAAATAAAACTCAACAATTTTGCCCTTCCAG CATTGAAGACCGGCAACGAGTGCTACTCAACATATTTTCCCGTCGTTTTCAGCTCAAAGTGTCCTCTGAAGCTCTTCATTTGGGAGCGGCTCTACTCGATAAATGCCTCGATATGATGTCAGTTAACAAGGCATCATTGGATGAACTGGCAGCGGTCACCTTGGTTATTGCCAG caaactcGAAGACGTAAATTGTCTGACAATTGAGAATATAATTGGCGTTGAGTTGATAGAAAAATCCGCGGCGCAG atggCAGCTCTTGAGAGATTCGTTCTGACATCATTATCATTCAAAATCACAATTCCGACGCCGCTTCATTTTTCCACTTATATGCTCGTTTATCTATCGGCGTCACCGGCGAAAATTCACCTAACTTATGTAcgatttcgagaaaaaagacctaatttagctaaaatctcgaattttggcgattttccGTGTTGTGGCTAG
- the vps-18 gene encoding Vacuolar protein sorting-associated protein 18 homolog (Confirmed by transcript evidence), which produces MIKNTAKNKNGIITRATIDLKKDLKFVKLTAVSNLAVQNGEMLAAVTEKLLVHYSEGTGERHQEMSLPLNGPDHVAYIHLSRTGFHAIVSSKLGHNFYIHLKSNAFHHLKKLRCVVTAVGWNPDYSKETDTTGPILLGTAQGSIIELNVGSTGMMTTLKELTSQVAQIAEQRITSAPSPAAAITDIQLFQLADDDPKNKKWMVIIAQMARLIVLITDNEPAPVVKLGGFTSSASLQAGLMNLATEQAPSTTFHSFFTSPNTLQHTISSSKFSEKFKNHGFLTMHPTIAEPKRYAWLSPDGISIGNVNIYAERIQDVLVEEFNIEHRLIEGRLEPPTGIALTDYHVLLAYSSRVLALSLLPPHDVIFEDPWNPELGGALGFVSDNVAEFVWLYTQTFAMKYGTNDEARYIWKTYLDRGEYQKALQIARTRVAIEPDALEMVLRKQADFYIQEKNFTAAAEILAQSSEPFESVVLKFLTNSSERKMGLKTLLDKKLERLTRHEDKIRRDALVMWLLNVQLEELAEMRRLKNSNPDPAFVEKLRDTTDHVQRYFMRKNVIESIQTNRDAVYRMCVAHADFEMQLFFANAVKDLRTVIDILMLREQYFEVLEVLKNQRISELTYEMCPLLIEHIPKQVIVYLIQNQDQISPQKLTPCLSLCVKNMEMAIPAIKYLEAQFKGTQTISQNPQNLANLHNIYIHLMAKFRREKLLGYLESHGTIRSDLPYELDFAMRTCEQFKIEPCVVYLFCVAGMFGDAVEKALGFDVDLAKKCALMMEEAEANFAWLEGMEDPAATSYIRQKLDEKAKKAIWLKIGQYYVTQENNVDKCIELINESNHLLTIQDLLPIIPKFTRVGALKPIIVDFLKRNKQRLEKLERSMKEATEIASEIRDKQEKLKNRTTVVKPSDVCSHCARPISGRAFNVHSCRHFFHRECLEIAMISFLSQEEVEKMKTLIIDEERVLSQMKAEQLAGNQKGFIEKQEKYLKIAAFISNIVGAECPLCGNIAISQIDKQFLSDEEFAADLNTWLL; this is translated from the exons ATGATCAAAAACACtgcgaaaaacaaaaatggaattatTACTCGGGCAACTATCGACttgaaaaaagatttgaa attcgtAAAATTGACCGCCGTATCCAATTTGGCCGTTCAAAATGGAGAAATGCTCGCGGCGGTCACTGAAAAGCTGCTCGTTCATTACAGCGAAGGCACTGGGGAGAGGCATCaag aaatgtcacTTCCTCTCAACGGCCCTGATCACGTGGCATATATCCATCTTTCGCGTACCGGATTCCACGCAATTGTATCATCAAAACTAGGCCATAACTTCTATATTCATCTGAAAAGCAACGCATTTCATCATTTAAAGAAACTTCGTTGCGTGGTGACTGCTGTTGGATGGAATCCGGATTATTCGAAAGAAACCGACACAACTGGACCGATCCTTCTCGGAACCGCTCAGGGATCAATAATTGAGCTGAACGTCGGAAGCACTGGAATGATGACGACACTGAAAGAACTGACGTCACAAGTTGCTCAAATCGCCGAGCAACGGATCACAAGCGCCCCGTCACCGGCAGCAGCGATTACAGATATTCAACTATTCCAGTTGGCGGATGATGATccgaaaaataagaaatggaTGGTTATAATCGCTCAGATGGCTCGCCTGATCGTTCTGATCACAGATAACGAGCCGGCGCCAGTTGTAAAGCTCGGAGGATTCACGagctctgcgtctcttcaagCAGGCTTAATGAATCTTGCAACAGAACAAGCTCCTTCTACAACATTCCATTCATTCTTCACATCACCAAATACTCTACAACACACGATAAGCTCTTCGAAATtctcggaaaaattcaaaaatcacggATTTTTGACGATGCACCCGACTATTGCAGAGCCAAAGAGATATGCGTGGCTTTCGCCGGATGGAATTTCGATTGGAAATGTTAATATTTATGCGGAGAGGATTCAAGATGTTTTAGTGGAAGAGTTCAATATTGA gcacCGCTTGATTGAAGGCCGCCTGGAACCTCCAACAGGAATCGCTTTGACCGATTACCACGTGCTTCTTGCCTACTCTTCCCGGGTACTTGCTCTGTCACTTCTTCCACCAcatgacgtcattttcgaaGATCCTTGGAACCCGGAACTCGGTGGAGCATTGGGTTTTGTCAGTGATAATGTCGCTGAATTTGTATGGCTCTACACTCAAACCTTTGCAATGAAATATGGGACAAATGATGAGGCTCGATACATTTGGAAGACTTACTTGGATAGAGGAGAATATCAAAAAGCACTACAAATTGCTAGAACTCGGGTTGCAATTGAACCGGATGCACTGGAAATGGTTTTGAGGAAGCAGGCGGATTTTTATATTCAGGAGAAAAA CTTCACCGCGGCCGCCGAAATCCTTGCCCAATCGAGTGAACCGTTCGAAAGCGTAGTTCTAAAGTTCCTCACCAACTCCAGTGAACGAAAAATGGGCCTAAAAACCCTCCTAGACAAGAAGCTCGAGCGGCTCACCCGCCACGAGGATAAAATCCGACGGGATGCTCTGGTAATGTGGCTGCTCAATGTGCAATTGGAAGAGCTCGCCGAGATGCGACGACTCAAGAATAGCAATCCGGATCCCGCATTTGTGGAGAAACTTCGAGACACTACGGATCATGTTCAGCGATATTTTAtgcgaaaaaatgtgattGAATCGATTCAAACGAATCGAGATGCGGTCTATCGGATGTGTGTAGCTCACGCGGATTTTGAAATGCAACTTTTCTTTGCGAACGCTGTGAAGGATCTACGTACCGTCATTGATATTCTGATGCTCCGCGAGCAGTACTTTGAAGTGTTAGAAGTACTGAAAAATCAGCGGATTTCTGAGTTGACGTACGAAATGTGCCCACTTCTTATAGAACATATACCGAAGCAGGTTATCGTGTATCTTATCCAGAATCAGGATCAGATTTCGCCGCAAAAGTTGACGCCGTGCTTGTCGCTTTGTGTAAAGAATATGGAAATGGCGATTCCTGCGATCAAATATTTGGAGGCACAATTTAAAGGAACACAGACG atttcccAAAATCCTCAAAATCTGGCAAATCTCCACAACATCTACATCCATCTAATGGCAAAATTCCGGCGAGAAAAACTGCTCGGATATCTGGAATCGCATGGAACTATTCGCTCCGACCTCCCATATGAATTAGATTTTGCAATGAGAACGTgtgaacaatttaaaattgaaccaTGTGTTGTATATCTTTTTTGTGTTGCTGGAATGTTTGGTGATGCTGTAGAAAAAGCATTGGGATTTGATGTTgatttggccaaaaaatgtgCTCTAATGATGGAAGAAGCTGAAGCGAATTTCGCGTGGTTGGAGGGAATGGAGGATCCGGCAGCGACTAGTTATATCAGGCAGAAGTTGGATGAGAAGGCGAAGAAAGCcatttggttgaaaattg GCCAGTATTACGTCACTCAAGAGAATAATGTCGACAAGTGCATCGAATTAATCAACGAATCGAATCATCTTCTGACAATACAAGATCTTCTTCcaattattccaaaattcacTCGAGTTGGTGCTCTCAAACCGATTATCGTAGACTTTTTGAAACGAAACAAACAACGTCTCGAAAAACTGGAACGATCAATGAAAGAAGCCACTGAAATTGCTTCAGAAATCCGtgataaacaagaaaaactgaaaaatcgaacgACAGTTGTGAAGCCGTCGGATGTTTGCTCACATTGTGCTCGGCCAATTTCTGGAAGAGCTTTCAATGTTCACTCGTGCCGTCATTTTTTCCATCGAGAATGCCTTGAAATCGCtatgatttcatttttatcgcaggaagaagttgaaaaaatgaagacgCTGATAATTGATGAAGAACGAGTTTTAAGCCAAATGAAAGCAGAGCAGTTGGCTGGAAATCAGAAAGGATTTATCGAGAAACAGgagaaatatctgaaaattgcggCTTTTATCTCGAATATTGTTGGAGCAGAGTGCCCATTGTGTGGAAATATTGCCATTTC
- the T12C9.7 gene encoding CYCLIN domain-containing protein (Confirmed by transcript evidence), whose product MLRRKSVNLKKEQSTETVLSNSQSPSFVDFKRITRSKKYSAAQKNAPDEKKQCTKKRQLPSLAPACEELQPKKSKVTEETVASQKTHGLSNLDDYCLEMPDFEKQMLSIWQSNIDITEMYRALCKSASLIPAPHTLFCVYEIPESPNKTQQFCPSSIEDRQRVLLNIFSRRFQLKVSSEALHLGAALLDKCLDMMSVNKASLDELAAVTLVIASKLEDVNCLTIENIIGVELIEKSAAQMAALERFVLTSLSFKITIPTPLHFSTYMLVYLSASPAKIHLTYYLLELSILYVHNRRFPSDVVANAATCLAFAIDSEPSVDQTPSTVLRETELRLRDFTGKNVKDEWDREREVMLTLIDLFLAGDENHDIYREYCTSRRNYVALRQSVPELLETLRKDST is encoded by the exons ATGCTCCGCCGCAAAAGTGTAAATCTCAAAAAAGAGCAG AGTACAGAAACAGTCCTCTCCAATAGTCAATCGCCGTCTTTTGTCGATTTTAAACGGATAACACgaagtaaaaaatattcagcGGCACAGAAAAATGCACCGGATGAGAAAAAGCAGTGCACGAAAAAGCGGCAATTG cCTTCCCTCGCCCCCGCGTGTGAAGAGTTGCagcctaaaaaatcaaaagtaacTGAAGAAACGGTGGCTTCACAGAAAACTCACGGACTCTCGAATCTCGACGATTATTGCTTGGAAATGCCGGATTTCGAGAAACAAATGCTGTCGATTTGGCAATCGAATATAGATATTACAGAAATGTACAGGGCACTTTGCAAGTCAGCATCACTCATTCCAGCCCCTCATACTCTATTCTGTGTGTATGAAATTCCAGAATCTCCAAATAAAACTCAACAATTTTGCCCTTCCAG CATTGAAGACCGGCAACGAGTGCTACTCAACATATTTTCCCGTCGTTTTCAGCTCAAAGTGTCCTCTGAAGCTCTTCATTTGGGAGCGGCTCTACTCGATAAATGCCTCGATATGATGTCAGTTAACAAGGCATCATTGGATGAACTGGCAGCGGTCACCTTGGTTATTGCCAG caaactcGAAGACGTAAATTGTCTGACAATTGAGAATATAATTGGCGTTGAGTTGATAGAAAAATCCGCGGCGCAG atggCAGCTCTTGAGAGATTCGTTCTGACATCATTATCATTCAAAATCACAATTCCGACGCCGCTTCATTTTTCCACTTATATGCTCGTTTATCTATCGGCGTCACCGGCGAAAATTCACCTAACTTAT TACCTCCtggaattatcgattttgtaCGTCCACAACCGCCGTTTTCCATCCGACGTCGTCGCCAACGCCGCCACGTGCCTGGCTTTTGCCATTGATTCTGAA ccgtCCGTAGATCAAACTCCGTCGACAGTTCTCCGCGAAACGGAGCTCAGATTACGCGATTTCactggaaaaaatgtgaaagatGAGTGGGATCGGGAACGCGAAGTTATGCTGACATTGATAGATTTATTTCTG GCCGGCGATGAAAATCACGATATTTATCGCGAATACTGCACATCTCGTCGAAACTACGTAGCACTTCGGCAGAGTGTCCCGGAACTTTTGGAGACACTGCGAAAAGACTCTACTTGA
- the T12C9.7 gene encoding CYCLIN domain-containing protein (Confirmed by transcript evidence), with amino-acid sequence MLRRKSVNLKKEQSTETVLSNSQSPSFVDFKRITRSKKYSAAQKNAPDEKKQCTKKRQLPSLAPACEELQPKKSKVTEETVASQKTHGLSNLDDYCLEMPDFEKQMLSIWQSNIDITEMYRALCKSASLIPAPHTLFCVYEIPESPNKTQQFCPSSIEDRQRVLLNIFSRRFQLKVSSEALHLGAALLDKCLDMMSVNKASLDELAAVTLVIASKLEDVNCLTIENIIGVELIEKSAAQMAALERFVLTSLSFKITIPTPLHFSTYMLVYLSASPAKIHLTYYLLELSILYVHNRRFPSDVVANAATCLAFAIDSEPSVDQTPSTVLRETELRLRDFTGKNVKDEWDREREVMLTLIDLFLVAGDENHDIYREYCTSRRNYVALRQSVPELLETLRKDST; translated from the exons ATGCTCCGCCGCAAAAGTGTAAATCTCAAAAAAGAGCAG AGTACAGAAACAGTCCTCTCCAATAGTCAATCGCCGTCTTTTGTCGATTTTAAACGGATAACACgaagtaaaaaatattcagcGGCACAGAAAAATGCACCGGATGAGAAAAAGCAGTGCACGAAAAAGCGGCAATTG cCTTCCCTCGCCCCCGCGTGTGAAGAGTTGCagcctaaaaaatcaaaagtaacTGAAGAAACGGTGGCTTCACAGAAAACTCACGGACTCTCGAATCTCGACGATTATTGCTTGGAAATGCCGGATTTCGAGAAACAAATGCTGTCGATTTGGCAATCGAATATAGATATTACAGAAATGTACAGGGCACTTTGCAAGTCAGCATCACTCATTCCAGCCCCTCATACTCTATTCTGTGTGTATGAAATTCCAGAATCTCCAAATAAAACTCAACAATTTTGCCCTTCCAG CATTGAAGACCGGCAACGAGTGCTACTCAACATATTTTCCCGTCGTTTTCAGCTCAAAGTGTCCTCTGAAGCTCTTCATTTGGGAGCGGCTCTACTCGATAAATGCCTCGATATGATGTCAGTTAACAAGGCATCATTGGATGAACTGGCAGCGGTCACCTTGGTTATTGCCAG caaactcGAAGACGTAAATTGTCTGACAATTGAGAATATAATTGGCGTTGAGTTGATAGAAAAATCCGCGGCGCAG atggCAGCTCTTGAGAGATTCGTTCTGACATCATTATCATTCAAAATCACAATTCCGACGCCGCTTCATTTTTCCACTTATATGCTCGTTTATCTATCGGCGTCACCGGCGAAAATTCACCTAACTTAT TACCTCCtggaattatcgattttgtaCGTCCACAACCGCCGTTTTCCATCCGACGTCGTCGCCAACGCCGCCACGTGCCTGGCTTTTGCCATTGATTCTGAA ccgtCCGTAGATCAAACTCCGTCGACAGTTCTCCGCGAAACGGAGCTCAGATTACGCGATTTCactggaaaaaatgtgaaagatGAGTGGGATCGGGAACGCGAAGTTATGCTGACATTGATAGATTTATTTCTGGTT GCCGGCGATGAAAATCACGATATTTATCGCGAATACTGCACATCTCGTCGAAACTACGTAGCACTTCGGCAGAGTGTCCCGGAACTTTTGGAGACACTGCGAAAAGACTCTACTTGA